From a region of the Haematobia irritans isolate KBUSLIRL chromosome 4, ASM5000362v1, whole genome shotgun sequence genome:
- the LOC142235325 gene encoding arylsulfatase J-like, protein MRRKELQQIILSLSGFVVFWQIEAKLNQPNIIIILADDMGSDDVSFRGQREFLTPNIDALAYHGKILNRFYTHSMCSPSRSTLLTGMYPIHIGSQHFVLYNDEPWGLLENHLTMSTIFQAHGYSTNLIGKWHLGMGRKEFTPTYNGFDYHYGFWGGFIDYYLKRSQSNTSIGYDFHRNLDILCTPNDVYATDLFTNEAERIILENNGSKPLFLMLAHSAPHTGNLDDLMQAPPEEIEKFSYIPDIQRRIYAAMVSKLDESIGKVIESLDKAQMLENSIILFYSDNGGPTRGMFNNTASNWPLRGQKNSPWEGAARVPGVIWSPLIKNKASISEQPIYVGDLLPTFAAAANIKLEYKLDGINIWPDLKSDETNRWPQMHMEREIVHMLDDIWNLTSYMRGQYKYIQGTTSDGQYDDVLSQRNPNVIDPRDIVYGQTIKATPTSIILERYDDELLTIEKMIELRKQSGIICSRSGSSCEPLSEECLFNIWLDPCEQNNLAKDPMYANVLKKMRQKVEVFRKSAVPPRTGRILPEYAPERHNCLWTNFLNEAPIEYILQCNTKTIPCQSV, encoded by the exons ATGAGAAGAAAAGAATTACAGCAAATAATCCTTTCATTGTCcggttttgtagttttttggcaAATAGAGGCTAAACTAAATCAAccgaatattataataattttagctGATGACATG GGATCTGATGATGTCAGTTTTCGAGGTCAACGGGAATTTCTAACACCCAATATTGATGCCTTGGCCTATCATGGGAAAATTTTGAATCGTTTCTATACCCATTCAATGTGTTCCCCATCAAGATCAACCCTTTTAACTGGAATGTATCCCATACATATAG gtagtcaacattttgtccTGTATAATGATGAACCTTGGGGACTTTTGGAAAATCATCTAACAATGTCCACGATTTTCCAAGCACATGGttattcaacaaatttaatagGAAAATGGCATTTGGGTATGGGTCGTAAAGAGTTTACACCAACCTATAATGGTTTTGATTATCACTATggattttggggtggatttattGATTACTATCTTAAGAGGTCTCAAAGT AATACTTCAATTGGctatgatttccatagaaatcttgATATTTTGTGTACCCCAAATGATGTCTACGCTACAGATCTTTTTACGAATGAAGCAGAACGTATTATCTTGGAGAATAATGGTTCTAAACCCTTGTTCCTAATGTTAGCCCATTCTGCTCCACATACAGGAAATCTTGATGATCTTATGCAGGCTCCACCTgaggaaattgaaaaattttcctatataccCGATATACAAAGACGAATATATGCTG CTATGGTCTCGAAATTGGATGAAAGCATTGGAAAAGTCATAGAATCTTTGGACAAAGCTCAAATGTTAGAAAACTCAATAATATTATTCTATAGTGATAATGGAGGCCCCACAAGGGGTATGTTCAATAACACTGCCTCTAATTGGCCATTGAGAGGA caaaagaACTCTCCATGGGAAGGTGCTGCCCGGGTGCCTGGAGTTATATGGAGCCCcttgataaaaaataaagctTCAATTAGTGAGCAACCAATTTATGTGGGTGATTTATTGCCCACATTTGCAGCAGCGGCTAATATAAAATTGGAATACAAATTAGATGGCATTAATATCTGGCCCGATTTGAAATCAGATGAAACTAATCGATGGCCTCAAATGCATATGGAACGAGAAATAGTCCATATGCTAGACGATATATGGAATTTGACTTCCTATATGAGAGGTCAATATAAATATATCCAAGGCACTACATCAGATGGCCAATATGATGATGTCTTATCCCAAAGAAATCCCAACGTTATTGATCCAAGAGATATTGTTTATGGTCAAACAATTAAAGCCACTCCCACTTCGATAATCTTAGAACGATACGATGATGAattacttacaattgagaaaatgATTGAATTGCGTAAACAGTCTGGTATTATATGTAGTCGATCGGGCTCATCATGTGAACCCCTTAGCGAAGAGTGTCTATTCAATATATGGCTCGATCCTTGCGAACAAAACAATTTAGCAAAGGATCCTATGTACGCCAACGTTTTGAAGAAAATGCGCCAGAAAGTAGAAGTATTTCGAAAATCGGCTGTTCCACCCCGAACCGGTCGAATACTTCCTGAATATGCACCCGAGAGACATAATTGTCTCTGGACAAACTTCTTAAATGAAGCACCAATTGAAT atattttacagtgtAACACCAAGACAATACCATGTCAATCTGTTTAG